Within Dysgonomonas sp. HDW5A, the genomic segment TCATCTGTAGTATAATGTCTTAGTCTCTTTAATAAATTAAAACAGTTTAACTGTTCAGATAACACTATATTTTCTAAGGATGAGGGATGATGAACTTATACTTACAAAGCACTTATACTCTAATAATAAAGTAATTAATTAAAAAAAACAAAAACTATGGAAAAGAAAAAGATTTCAGAGCTAGTAAATCAATTGGAAAATGAATCTAATTCTATTGCGGAAATAAACGGATTCGAAGTTCTTAACTCTGAATTGCAAGAGATGTATGCCGGAAGTGATACAAACTATGTCCTTTGTGGTGGTAACGGATATTGCCCCGGGAAATAAATTCATCTGTAGTATAATGTCTTAGTCTCTTTAATAAATTAAAACAGTTTAACTGTTCATAACACTATAATTTTCTAAGGATGAGGGATGATGAACTTATACTTACAAAGCACTTATACTCTAATAATAAAGTAATTAATTAAAAAAAACAAAAACTATGGAAAAGAAAAAGATTTCAGAGCTAGTAAATCAATTGGAAAATGAATCTAATTCTATTGCGGAAATAAATGGATTCGAAGTTCTTAACTCTGAATTGCAAGAGATGTATGCCGGAAGTGATACAAACTATGTCCTTTGTGGTGGTAACGGATATTGCCCCGGGAAATAACTATTAGTATTAATCTAGAGAGGTCTTAAGATCTCTCTAGATCTCTCTATCTTTTTCAATAATATTATACTTTAACGATATGAAATTTAGTCAATTTAACTCAATAATCCAATTCGGAGACAAATTCTCAATATATAATTCTCTTACAAGAAGGTATATGTTAATAAATCTTTTTCTTAAAGAATTAATTGAGACAACTGTGAAAAATAATCAGCTCGCAGTGTTGGAGAAGAACTATACGTCTCTATATCAGGAGTTGTGCTTGAATGGTTTTTTGGTGGATAGTAAGGACAATGAGGTTAATAAAGTAATAAATATATTGAATCGGGTCGAGAATAATAATGACCACTTTGTGCTAACGATAAATCCCACAATGAACTGTAATTTCAAATGTTGGTACTGTTATGAGAGTCATATAAAATCTTCGAAAATAAATCATCAAACCCTAAATAAGATATTGGCATATCTTCAGCATATTTTTGAGCAGAATCAACATATGAAGTCTTTTAGTTTGAGATTTTTTGGAGGAGAGCCTCTATTATACTTCTATGATTCTTGTTATCCTATAATGAAAACATTTCAGCTTTTGTGCAATATGCATAAGGTAAAAGGAAACATTGGTTTTACTACTAATGGATTCTTAATAAATGATGAGATGGTCTCTAAATTTAAAGAGTTTAATGACTTGTTTTTTCAAATAACATTAGATGGTTATAAAGATGAGCATGATTCTGTTCGATACACCTCTAGGCAAAAAGGTTCATATGATAGAATCGTAAAGAATATAACAACATTAGTTAATAATAATTTTGTTGTCCTTCAAAGAATTAATTATACTCCAGACAAGTTGAATAATTCCCATAAAATATTAGCTGATTTAACTAATATAGAATGTGACAAGAGAAAGAATATTGTGACTTCGTTTCACTGTGTTTGGCAAACTAGTAAGTTAGCATATAACACAAATAATTATAATAATTTATTAGATCAGATGGATTTGTTTGAAGCAAATAAGATACCAACCGATAGTCATTTAAGGCTGCATAAAGTTCAAGAGGTCTGTTATGCAGATATTCAGAATAGTGCAGTCGTTAA encodes:
- a CDS encoding radical SAM/SPASM domain-containing protein, which codes for MNCNFKCWYCYESHIKSSKINHQTLNKILAYLQHIFEQNQHMKSFSLRFFGGEPLLYFYDSCYPIMKTFQLLCNMHKVKGNIGFTTNGFLINDEMVSKFKEFNDLFFQITLDGYKDEHDSVRYTSRQKGSYDRIVKNITTLVNNNFVVLQRINYTPDKLNNSHKILADLTNIECDKRKNIVTSFHCVWQTSKLAYNTNNYNNLLDQMDLFEANKIPTDSHLRLHKVQEVCYADIQNSAVVNFNGDLFKCTARNFDTVNRVGYLDESGIPVWDSDKIEKRERAKVLNKKCLSCRILPVCKGGCSQHRLEADGGEYCIYNFDDNLIDQTIEMNLNRLVNLKSKRGVL